In a single window of the Pseudomonas sp. B21-015 genome:
- a CDS encoding autotransporter domain-containing protein, which yields MPVQQKYRPQHLVLAIALAVGCAEFSLAQQLEPQVDADAKPTKTRKKTAKPVAPTGSVLEEASSDLAFMTPQASYSDTQVALTRNDVPLETVATSDSGQALARSVDTPKTVIANPAVSALVVSDKANASVAIEQLAAGSNANLAKATLSSVSPVSASMLSAMRQLTNGTGTFSDKTPRLAADSESRSRVWLQALGNGGKVESDFASTLKHSTQGLVLGADWRLDEQWQVGVIGGKSQTKLDARQFDGDLDSWHLGAYAMRQDGPLALRLGATYASHEGSSKRRVAFNGFNDRLKGSYDANTQQAFAEAGFNLGRNKVMVEPFASVGYQRYQRNNHTEKGGDAALKVYGQTQDNFSSTFGLRAAKLNTLDNGMRLTPRFSAGWKHIYGELDSETRQQLVKGGKRFDIAGAAFDRDSLSLDAGLDLGLSANHTLGVGVTGEIGTDSRSHGVMGQWRIAF from the coding sequence ATGCCCGTTCAACAAAAATACCGACCACAACACCTTGTCCTGGCCATTGCACTTGCCGTTGGTTGTGCAGAGTTCTCCCTGGCCCAGCAACTGGAGCCTCAAGTCGATGCCGACGCAAAGCCCACCAAAACCCGAAAAAAAACCGCCAAACCTGTAGCCCCCACTGGCAGTGTGCTTGAAGAGGCCTCCAGCGATCTGGCATTCATGACGCCGCAGGCTTCCTATAGTGACACTCAAGTGGCGCTGACCCGCAACGACGTGCCGCTCGAGACGGTTGCCACCTCTGACAGCGGGCAGGCCCTGGCCCGCAGTGTGGACACCCCCAAAACCGTGATCGCCAACCCTGCCGTCAGCGCGCTGGTGGTCAGCGACAAGGCCAATGCCTCCGTCGCCATCGAACAATTGGCCGCCGGTAGCAACGCCAACCTCGCAAAAGCCACTTTAAGCAGTGTCAGCCCCGTCAGTGCCAGCATGCTCTCAGCCATGCGCCAGCTGACTAACGGCACGGGCACTTTCTCCGACAAAACTCCACGCCTTGCCGCTGACAGTGAGAGCCGCAGCCGCGTCTGGCTTCAGGCATTGGGCAATGGCGGCAAAGTCGAGAGTGATTTCGCCAGCACTCTGAAACATTCCACCCAAGGCCTCGTTCTGGGCGCCGACTGGCGGCTCGACGAGCAATGGCAAGTCGGGGTGATAGGCGGAAAATCACAGACGAAACTCGATGCCCGGCAATTCGACGGCGATCTCGACAGTTGGCACCTGGGGGCTTATGCGATGCGCCAGGACGGCCCATTGGCGCTGCGTCTCGGTGCTACCTACGCCAGCCATGAAGGCAGCAGCAAACGTCGGGTCGCATTCAACGGATTCAACGACCGCCTCAAAGGCAGCTATGACGCCAACACCCAGCAGGCCTTCGCCGAAGCGGGCTTCAATCTGGGCCGCAACAAGGTGATGGTCGAGCCATTCGCCAGCGTCGGTTATCAACGCTACCAGCGTAACAACCACACCGAAAAAGGTGGGGATGCTGCGCTGAAAGTCTATGGGCAAACCCAGGACAACTTCAGCAGCACCTTCGGCCTGCGCGCGGCAAAGCTGAACACATTGGACAACGGCATGCGACTGACACCGCGATTCAGCGCCGGCTGGAAACACATCTACGGCGAGCTCGACAGCGAAACGCGCCAACAGCTGGTCAAGGGCGGGAAACGTTTCGACATCGCCGGGGCAGCGTTTGATCGCGACAGCCTGTCGCTTGATGCCGGGCTCGACCTGGGGCTCTCGGCCAACCACACGCTGGGTGTGGGCGTCACTGGGGAGATTGGCACTGACAGCCGCAGTCATGGCGTGATGGGACAATGGCGGATAGCGTTCTGA